CCAATCTTCATGATGCAGACAGCACCCTTGGTCTTTGTAATATAGAATTCACGCTCCTTTGGTGTGTAATCCGGGAACATATCTTCCAATTCCTGTGTGGTGATGAAGAAAATATCATGTGGAAGAATTTCCTCTATGTAGTCATACTGGATTGCCATGTATTTTTCTGTCTTACGAAGACATTTGTAAACAGTGCGTACAGTTTCTTTTAAAGTCTCAATATTGCGTTCTTCCTTCTTGATGACTTTTTCCCAATCCCACTGATCCACAAAGATAGAGTGGATGTTATCCGTATCTTCGTCACGACGGATGGCGTTCATATCGGTGTAGATACCTTCACCATAAGAAAAATCATATTTTTTCAAGGCGTAACGTTTCCATTTTGCAAGGGAATGTACGATTTCAGCCTGTTTTTCATTCTGTTCTTTGATGCCAAAAGACACAGGTCTTTCCACACCGTTTAAGTTATCATTCAATCCGGATTCCGGGTCTACGAAAAGCGGTGCGGAAACACGGGTTAAATTCAAGCGTAAGGCAAGCAGATTTTGAAAGAAATCTTTTACCGTTTTGATTGCAATCTGTGTATCATGTAAATTTAATTCTGACTTATAGCCAGATGGGATAATTAAGTTGTCCATTGAAAGGCTCTCCTTTTATTTCCTGGTTTGGATAAAAATGGTGCTTAAGCACCGACCTTAATCATTATAGCACAAGGCAACTCAATTTCAAGAAAAGAAGAAGTATTTTGAAAAAAATACATGTATACCGGATACAAGGAAAAACGTAGTTGACAACCACAAAAATTTGCGTATAATGAAACTCAAGTTAGAAAATAAAATAAAGTCTTCAGGGCAGGGTGCAATTCCCTACCGGTGGTAAAGCCCACGAGCCGCAAGGCATGATTCGGTGAAACTCCGAAGCCGACAGTAAAGTCTGGATGAAAGAAGAATGAATGAAAATTGTAGTTGTATTTGGGAAAGAATACATGTGATTTTGGATTTATGCTCTGGAATGGGATTCATTTCAGAGCTTTTTTATGTAATTGGAAATTTCGTTTCGATTATATAAAAAAGGCTCCGCGAGGATAGCATTGCGGCGGAGTTGAACAATGACTTTTGGAAAAACAAGATTACAAGATATTCTTTAAACTTAAGCAATATCAAATCAACTACAAAGATAGTCAAAACCCCTGAACATACCGCTCAGGGGTTTTTCACTTTTTACTAACAATTCGCTATCAAAAATATTCCATAATGTAGTAATTGACAACTGACGCAAAGGCAGGAACAGTATGTGCCTATGGGAGAAGATTAGAAAATCTTAGATTTCCTTATCTTCGCACATTAAAACATACTATTCCTGCCGTTACGTCAGTTGTCAAATAGTAAGCTATGAAATATTTTTTGATACCGGAATCTATACAGGAAAAAGGAGAAACACATGGAACCAAAACAGCAAACAGAAGATGAAACATACATGAGGCTCGCAACCAAGCTTGCAAAAAAAGGCGTTGGCTGGGTTAATCCGAATCCAATGGTCGGTGCGGTCATCGTCAAAGATGGCAGAATCATCGGGCAAGGTTATCACCAAAAATGTGGGGAATTACATGCGGAGCGAAATGCTTTTGCAGATTGTAAAGAGGATGCATGCGGGGCGACACTTTATGTGACGCTTGAGCCTTGCTGTCATACCGGCCGGACAGCGCCTTGTACACAGGCAATCCTAGAACATAAGATTGCGCGTGTGGTGATTGGTTCGAATGACCCGAATCCGCTTGTTGCGGGTGGCGGAATCCGGATTTTAAAAGAACATGGAATTGAAGTGAAAACCGGTGTCTTAAAAGAAGAATGCGATGCGATAAATCCCGTCTTTTTTCACTATATCAAGAATAAGACACCCTATGTGACGATGAAGTATGCCATGACAATGGATGGAAAAATAGCTACAAAAACCGGAGCGTCGAAGTGGATTACCGGAGAGGCTGCAAGAAAAAGAGTGCACGAGGAGCGCCATAAAAATATGGCAATCATGGTGGGAATCGGAACGGTTCGCCTGGATAATCCAAGCCTTACGACGAGGCTTGAAAATTACAATGCCAAGAATCCCATCCGCATTATCTGCGATACCAATCTTGCCACACCGCTTGCGGCAACGGTGGTTACGACCGCAAAGGAGCAGCGCACGATTCTGGCAACCTGCTGCAAGGGGCAGGAAAAGTGGAAACCATACGAGGATGCCAGCTGTGAGATTCTTCTGGTAAAAGAAGAAAATGGAAGGATTAACCTTAAGGATTTGATGATACAGCTTGGGAAAATGGGAATTGACAGCATTTTGCTAGAAGGCGGAGGAACCTTAAACGAGGCAGCACTCCGAGCCGGAATTGTAAAAAAAGTGCAGACCTACATTGCACCGAAAATTTTTGGCGGAGATACAGCGAAAAGCCCGGTTGCGGGAATTGGTGTAAATGTTCCAAATGATGCATTTTTCCTGAAAAATACAACAATTGAGAAAATTGGAGATGATTTTTTATTGGAAAGTGAGGTGGTGACATGTTCACCGGAATTGTAGAGGAAATCGGAACCGTTGAGGCAGTCAGAAAAGGTGCCAGCTCTGCCGCAATGCGAATCGGCGCAAAAGAGATTCTATCGGATATCAAGGTAGGAGACAGTATTGCAGTCAATGGAATCTGTCTGACCGTAACTTCTTTTGACGGGAAGGGATTCTGGGTAGATGTTATGCCAGAGACGTTAAGCCGTTCTTCCATTGGAAAAGCGGCAAGAGGAAGTGCCGTGAATCTTGAGAGAGCGATGCTTTGTGGTGGCAGATTCGGCGGTCACATCGTCTCCGGCCACATCGATGGAACGGGAACGATTTTAGAGGTACAGGCAGATGACAATGCGGTCTGGTATACCATCGCCGCGGAGAAAGGGGTTATGCGCTATATCGTGGAAAAAGGATCGGTTGCAATCGATGGAATCAGTCTTACCGTCGCAAAAGTGCAGGAGGAGCGTTTTTCCGTGTCGGTGATTCCGCACACCAGGGAAAAAACTATACTTTCCAGAAAAAAAGCAGGCGACATTGTCAATTTAGAGAATGATGTCATTGGAAAATATGTGGAAAAACTTTTACAGACGCCAGATACGGAAAAGAAACCGTCCAATATTTCGAAAGAGTTTTTACTAAAAAATGGATTTTAGGAGGAGAAAAGATGTACGAATTTCAGACAGTAGAAGAAGCGTTAGAAGATTTACGAAATGGAAAAATCATTTTGGTAACGGATGATGAAGACCGGGAAAATGAGGGTGATTTTATCTGTGCAGCAGAGTTTGCAACAACAGAAAATGTCAA
This genomic window from Roseburia sp. 831b contains:
- the ribD gene encoding bifunctional diaminohydroxyphosphoribosylaminopyrimidine deaminase/5-amino-6-(5-phosphoribosylamino)uracil reductase RibD, with the protein product MEPKQQTEDETYMRLATKLAKKGVGWVNPNPMVGAVIVKDGRIIGQGYHQKCGELHAERNAFADCKEDACGATLYVTLEPCCHTGRTAPCTQAILEHKIARVVIGSNDPNPLVAGGGIRILKEHGIEVKTGVLKEECDAINPVFFHYIKNKTPYVTMKYAMTMDGKIATKTGASKWITGEAARKRVHEERHKNMAIMVGIGTVRLDNPSLTTRLENYNAKNPIRIICDTNLATPLAATVVTTAKEQRTILATCCKGQEKWKPYEDASCEILLVKEENGRINLKDLMIQLGKMGIDSILLEGGGTLNEAALRAGIVKKVQTYIAPKIFGGDTAKSPVAGIGVNVPNDAFFLKNTTIEKIGDDFLLESEVVTCSPEL
- the asnA gene encoding aspartate--ammonia ligase, which gives rise to MDNLIIPSGYKSELNLHDTQIAIKTVKDFFQNLLALRLNLTRVSAPLFVDPESGLNDNLNGVERPVSFGIKEQNEKQAEIVHSLAKWKRYALKKYDFSYGEGIYTDMNAIRRDEDTDNIHSIFVDQWDWEKVIKKEERNIETLKETVRTVYKCLRKTEKYMAIQYDYIEEILPHDIFFITTQELEDMFPDYTPKEREFYITKTKGAVCIMKIGDTMESGEKHDGRAPDYDDWELNADILVYYPVLDIALELSSMGIRVDKKALLSQLKKAGCPERAELPFQKAILNEELPYTIGGGIGQSRICMFFLRKAHIGEVQSSIWPEEIAKKCEENGIQLL
- the ribE gene encoding riboflavin synthase, translated to MFTGIVEEIGTVEAVRKGASSAAMRIGAKEILSDIKVGDSIAVNGICLTVTSFDGKGFWVDVMPETLSRSSIGKAARGSAVNLERAMLCGGRFGGHIVSGHIDGTGTILEVQADDNAVWYTIAAEKGVMRYIVEKGSVAIDGISLTVAKVQEERFSVSVIPHTREKTILSRKKAGDIVNLENDVIGKYVEKLLQTPDTEKKPSNISKEFLLKNGF